The following are encoded in a window of Panicum virgatum strain AP13 chromosome 5N, P.virgatum_v5, whole genome shotgun sequence genomic DNA:
- the LOC120676119 gene encoding helicase-like transcription factor CHR28 isoform X2, whose product MAEEPAVCVDGFEAAGGAGAGAVGAEDNLSIPLGDFMAFLNTEPAPPEEGGEEDEEELQQPAVNQGCLEMPADTNGSEVLFQSQEEMLENVEFWSNYSQPNEGQQTNDHTGAASYGFSINGEEWKDLQNQSGSYNLENQHFPRDASNHAIFEETSGPYEDLSNGSYLGQQTMYSDQTELQVENNTEDMEKQMNTYFSGGISTEQSSLSEIQWESGLDGVHFTPRVMFSLTHNTDIPDESFRNANSSCLTMQEEHLQGECGEYPHPDYISVDMVDERSVHDLPHAFSQNNEQYEMEQFPQDICESGSMQMGSPDQYCDDTSLSDIYMDVSSPESISCEQNQSEDVCFKSESSTDSSPVPSIRNSTTEDADKYLGHTSKQLLPFNNQHPFKDMGYQKPTVLHKQYDDYRRGNYSIQGNLSRGSFSKDGSGASDLSIIEGNRNLAPDHRLPIQGRFHHNIQQPMYGNPIIPTFGGMRYKPHDERITLRLALQDISQPKSEANPPDGVLAVPLLRHQKIALSWMVQKETSSPHCSGGILADDQGLGKTVSAISLILTERPPVPQSSNIKKEPCEAVTLDDDDEDDCAEPHSKKQMQTCNPEVTSNTVKRENPIVAVKTRPAAGTLVVCPTSVLRQWAGELKNKVTSRANLSFLIYHGSNRTKDPEELTKYDVVLTTYSIVSMEVPKQSNPDSDDEEKGKPDRYGAPVSSSGSKKRKPSSKKTKNKSAAESSLPEKPLAKVAWFRVILDEAQSIKNYRTQVARACWGLRAKRRWCLSGTPIQNAVEDLYSYFRFLRYDPYAVYKQFCTMIKIPISRNPTNGYKKLQVVLKTVMLRRTKATMLDGKPIISLPPKTVSLKTVDFTSEERNFYNTLEVESREQFKEYAAAGTVKQNYVNILLMLLRLRQACDHPHLVRGYESTSNWKSSLEMAKKLPMERQQELLICLQSCSAICALCNDAPEDAVVTICGHVFCNQCILEQLTGDDSLCPVSNCRVRLNTTSLFSRGTLECSLSRLTCDFKSNNTCMEMIHAEKHPGIDSSYASSKVRAALDILLSLPKICPTQMIDSKNLIGLSSETSDGMGSSEQKQTDTKLTEKAIVFSQWTRMLDLLEVHLKASHVTYRRLDGTMSVAARDKAVKDFNTVPEVTVMIMSLKAASLGLNMVAACHVLMLDLWWNPTTEDQAVDRAHRIGQTRPVTVSRLTIKDTVEDRILALQEKKREMVASAFGEDRSGSRQTRLTVDDLNYLFMV is encoded by the exons ATGGCGGAGGAACCGGCGGTCTGTGTCGATGGCTtcgaggccgccggcggcgctggcgctggcgccgTCGGCGCGGAGGACAACCTGTCCATACCCCTCGGCGACTTCATGGCCTTCCTCAACACTGAGCCGGCGCCTCCCGAGGagggcggggaggaggacgaggaggagctgcAGCAGCCTGCG GTCAATCAAGGTTGTTTGGAGATGCCTGCCGACACCAATGGTTCTGAAGTTTTATTCCAAAGCCAAGAAG AAATGCTTGAGAATGTAGAGTTTTGGTCAAACTACTCGCAACCCAATGAAGGACAACAAACAAATGATCACACAGGGGCTGCCTCTTATGGATTCTCTATCAATGGTGAGGAATGGAAAG ATCTACAAAACCAATCAGGATCGTACAACTTGGAAAATCAACATTTTCCAAGGGATGCATCAAATCATGCTATTTTTGAAGAAACAAGTGGTCCTTATGAAGATCTCTCAAATGGTTCATACCTTGGACAGCAAACAATGTACTCTGACCAAACAGAACTCCAAGTAGAGAACAACACAGAAGACATGGAGAAGCAAATGAATACTT ATTTTTCAGGTGGTATATCCACAGAGCAGTCATCTTTGAGTGAAATTCAATGGGAGAGTGGTCTGGATGGTGTTCATTTCACTCCGAGGGTTATGTTTTCTCTTACCCACAACACAGATATTCCTGATGAAAGCTTTCGCAATGCCAACAGCAGTTGCCTTACAATGCAGGAAGAACATCTGCAGGGGGAATGTGGAGAGTATCCTCATCCAGATTATATTTCTGTAGATATGGTTGATGAAAGATCTGTGCATGATTTGCCACATGCTTTTTCACAAAACAATGAGCAATATGAGATGGAGCAGTTCCCACAGGATATATGCGAAAGTGGTTCTATGCAGATGGGCTCTCCGGATCAATATTGTGATGATACATCTTTGTCAGATATTTACATGGATGTATCCTCGCCAGAGTCGATATCCTGTGAACAGAACCAGTCTGAAGATGTTTGTTTCAAGAGTGAATCTAGCACTGACTCTTCTCCAGTACCCTCTATCAGAAACTCCACCACAGAGGATGCTGATAAATACTTAGGTCACACATCAAAACAGTTGCTCCCTTTCAACAACCAACATCCTTTTAAGGACATGGGATATCAAAAACCTACTGTATTGCATAAACAATATGATGATTATAGAAGGGGCAACTATTCTATTCAGGGCAATTTATCAAGAGGTTCCTTCAGTAAAGATGGCAGTGGGGCTTCTGATTTGTCTATTATTGAGGGCAATAGGAATCTTGCTCCTGATCATCGATTGCCAATCCAGGGGAGGTTCCATCATAATATTCAGCAACCTATGTATGGTAATCCCATTATTCCTACATTTGGTGGGATGAGATACAAGCCACATGATGAAAGAATCACTCTAAGGCTTGCATTGCAG GATATTTCACAGCCAAAATCTGAGGCTAATCCACCTGATGGGGTTTTAGCAGTTCCTTTATTGAGGCATCAG AAAATTGCCTTGTCTTGGATGGTACAAAAGGAGACAAGTAGCCCTCATTGCTCTGGTGGAATTCTTGCAGATGATCAG GGCCTGGGTAAAACTGTATCAGCCATATCACTGATTCTAACAGAACGACCACCAGTGCCACAGTCATCTAATATTAAGAAAGAGCCATGTGAAGCTGTAACTCTAGACGACGATGATGAGGATGATTGTGCTGAACCTCATTCAAAAAAGCAGATGCAGACTTGTAACCCTGAAGTGACAAGTAACACAGTGAAGCGAGAAAATCCTATTGTAGCTGTTAAGACAAGGCCAGCTGCTGGTACTTTGGTTGTTTGCCCAACAAGTGTTCTGCGACAGTGGGCTGGAGAACTGAAGAACAAGGTTACAAGCAGAGCTAATCTGTCCTTCTTAATATACCATGGTAGCAACCGCACGAAGGATCCTGAAGAGCTCACCAAATATGATGTCGTGCTAACTACTTATTCTATAGTAAGCATGGAAGTACCAAAACAATCGAATCCtgacagtgatgatgaagaGAAGGGGAAGCCTGACAGATACGGTGCTCCTGTGTCCTCTTCAGGCAGCAAAAAGAGGAAGCCATCTTctaagaaaacaaaaaataaaagtgCTGCAGAGAGCAGCTTGCCTGAAAAACCTCTTGCAAAAGTTGCTTGGTTTAGGGTtattcttgatgaagcacaaAGTATTAAAAATTACCGAACTCAGGTTGCCAGGGCTTGCTGGGGTTTGCGAGCCAAAAGAAGATGGTGTTTGTCTGGGACGCCTATACAGAATGCCGTGGAGGATCTCTATAGCTATTTTAGATTTCTGAGATACGACCCCTATGCTGTGTACAAGCAATTTTGCACTATGATAAAGATTCCTATCAGTAGGAATCCAACTAACGGTTACAAGAAGCTTCAGGTTGTTTTGAAGACGGTAATGCTACGGCGGACTAAAG CAACCATGCTTGATGGGAAACCAATCATATCCTTACCGCCAAAGACTGTTTCACTTAAGACAGTGGACTTCACTAGTGAAGAGCGTAATTTTTATAACACTTTAGAAGTTGAATCACGAGAACAGTTCAAG GAATATGCAGCTGCCGGTACTGTGAAGCAAAATTACGTCAACATATTATTGATGCTTTTACGGCTCAGACAGGCATGTGATCACCCTCACCTAGTTAGAGGTTACGAGTCTACTTCTAACTGGAAGTCTTCGTTGGAGATGGCCAAGAAACTTCCCATGGAAAGGCAGCAAGAATTACTTATTTGCTTGCAATCTTGTTCTGCAATATGTGCTCTCTGCAAT GATGCACCAGAAGATGCTGTTGTCACTATATGTGGTCATGTTTTTTGCAACCAGTGCATACTGGAGCAACTCACTGGTGATGACAGTCTATGCCCAGTGTCGAATTGCAGAGTACGACTAAATACAACTTCACTGTTCTCCAGAGGCACCCTTGAATGCTCTCTGAGTAGATTAACGTGTGATTTCAAGTCTAACAATACCTGTATGGAAATGATACATGCTGAAAAGCATCCTGGAATTGATTCATCCTATGCATCTTCAAAAGTGAGAGCTGCACTAGATATACTTCTTTCATTGCCCAAAATATGTCCCACCCAAATGATTGATAGCAAAAATTTGATTGGGCTATCCTCTGAAACGTCTGATGGAATGGGTTCTTCAGAACAAAAACAGACTGACACCAAGTTGACGGAGAAGGCAATTGTTTTCTCTCAGTGGACTAGAATGCTAGACTTGCTTGAAGTTCATTTGAAAGCTTCTCATGTCACATATCGAAGACTTGATGGAACAATGTCTGTTGCTGCACGGGATAAAGCTGTGAAAGACTTCAATACAGTTCCAGAG GTCACTGTGATGATCATGTCACTCAAAGCTGCAAGTCTTGGTTTGAACATGGTTGCTGCCTGCCACGTGCTTATGCTAGATCTTTGGTGGAACCCAACCACAGAAGACCAAGCCGTGGATAGAGCACACCGTATTGGCCAGACGCGGCCTGTCACGGTATCACGGTTAACTATAAAAGATACTGTTGAAGATCGTATTCTGGCTCTCCAG GAGAAAAAGCGGGAGATGGTTGCTTCTGCGTTTGGGGAAGACAGATCTGGTTCCCGCCAAACTCGGCTGACCGTGGATGACCTGAATTATCTGTTTATGGTTTAG
- the LOC120676119 gene encoding helicase-like transcription factor CHR28 isoform X5: protein MAEEPAVCVDGFEAAGGAGAGAVGAEDNLSIPLGDFMAFLNTEPAPPEEGGEEDEEELQQPAVNQGCLEMPADTNGSEVLFQSQEAEMLENVEFWSNYSQPNEGQQTNDHTGAASYGFSINGEEWKDLQNQSGSYNLENQHFPRDASNHAIFEETSGPYEDLSNGSYLGQQTMYSDQTELQVENNTEDMEKQMNTYFSGGISTEQSSLSEIQWESGLDGVHFTPREEHLQGECGEYPHPDYISVDMVDERSVHDLPHAFSQNNEQYEMEQFPQDICESGSMQMGSPDQYCDDTSLSDIYMDVSSPESISCEQNQSEDVCFKSESSTDSSPVPSIRNSTTEDADKYLGHTSKQLLPFNNQHPFKDMGYQKPTVLHKQYDDYRRGNYSIQGNLSRGSFSKDGSGASDLSIIEGNRNLAPDHRLPIQGRFHHNIQQPMYGNPIIPTFGGMRYKPHDERITLRLALQDISQPKSEANPPDGVLAVPLLRHQKIALSWMVQKETSSPHCSGGILADDQGLGKTVSAISLILTERPPVPQSSNIKKEPCEAVTLDDDDEDDCAEPHSKKQMQTCNPEVTSNTVKRENPIVAVKTRPAAGTLVVCPTSVLRQWAGELKNKVTSRANLSFLIYHGSNRTKDPEELTKYDVVLTTYSIVSMEVPKQSNPDSDDEEKGKPDRYGAPVSSSGSKKRKPSSKKTKNKSAAESSLPEKPLAKVAWFRVILDEAQSIKNYRTQVARACWGLRAKRRWCLSGTPIQNAVEDLYSYFRFLRYDPYAVYKQFCTMIKIPISRNPTNGYKKLQVVLKTVMLRRTKATMLDGKPIISLPPKTVSLKTVDFTSEERNFYNTLEVESREQFKEYAAAGTVKQNYVNILLMLLRLRQACDHPHLVRGYESTSNWKSSLEMAKKLPMERQQELLICLQSCSAICALCNDAPEDAVVTICGHVFCNQCILEQLTGDDSLCPVSNCRVRLNTTSLFSRGTLECSLSRLTCDFKSNNTCMEMIHAEKHPGIDSSYASSKVRAALDILLSLPKICPTQMIDSKNLIGLSSETSDGMGSSEQKQTDTKLTEKAIVFSQWTRMLDLLEVHLKASHVTYRRLDGTMSVAARDKAVKDFNTVPEVTVMIMSLKAASLGLNMVAACHVLMLDLWWNPTTEDQAVDRAHRIGQTRPVTVSRLTIKDTVEDRILALQEKKREMVASAFGEDRSGSRQTRLTVDDLNYLFMV from the exons ATGGCGGAGGAACCGGCGGTCTGTGTCGATGGCTtcgaggccgccggcggcgctggcgctggcgccgTCGGCGCGGAGGACAACCTGTCCATACCCCTCGGCGACTTCATGGCCTTCCTCAACACTGAGCCGGCGCCTCCCGAGGagggcggggaggaggacgaggaggagctgcAGCAGCCTGCG GTCAATCAAGGTTGTTTGGAGATGCCTGCCGACACCAATGGTTCTGAAGTTTTATTCCAAAGCCAAGAAG CAGAAATGCTTGAGAATGTAGAGTTTTGGTCAAACTACTCGCAACCCAATGAAGGACAACAAACAAATGATCACACAGGGGCTGCCTCTTATGGATTCTCTATCAATGGTGAGGAATGGAAAG ATCTACAAAACCAATCAGGATCGTACAACTTGGAAAATCAACATTTTCCAAGGGATGCATCAAATCATGCTATTTTTGAAGAAACAAGTGGTCCTTATGAAGATCTCTCAAATGGTTCATACCTTGGACAGCAAACAATGTACTCTGACCAAACAGAACTCCAAGTAGAGAACAACACAGAAGACATGGAGAAGCAAATGAATACTT ATTTTTCAGGTGGTATATCCACAGAGCAGTCATCTTTGAGTGAAATTCAATGGGAGAGTGGTCTGGATGGTGTTCATTTCACTCCGAGG GAAGAACATCTGCAGGGGGAATGTGGAGAGTATCCTCATCCAGATTATATTTCTGTAGATATGGTTGATGAAAGATCTGTGCATGATTTGCCACATGCTTTTTCACAAAACAATGAGCAATATGAGATGGAGCAGTTCCCACAGGATATATGCGAAAGTGGTTCTATGCAGATGGGCTCTCCGGATCAATATTGTGATGATACATCTTTGTCAGATATTTACATGGATGTATCCTCGCCAGAGTCGATATCCTGTGAACAGAACCAGTCTGAAGATGTTTGTTTCAAGAGTGAATCTAGCACTGACTCTTCTCCAGTACCCTCTATCAGAAACTCCACCACAGAGGATGCTGATAAATACTTAGGTCACACATCAAAACAGTTGCTCCCTTTCAACAACCAACATCCTTTTAAGGACATGGGATATCAAAAACCTACTGTATTGCATAAACAATATGATGATTATAGAAGGGGCAACTATTCTATTCAGGGCAATTTATCAAGAGGTTCCTTCAGTAAAGATGGCAGTGGGGCTTCTGATTTGTCTATTATTGAGGGCAATAGGAATCTTGCTCCTGATCATCGATTGCCAATCCAGGGGAGGTTCCATCATAATATTCAGCAACCTATGTATGGTAATCCCATTATTCCTACATTTGGTGGGATGAGATACAAGCCACATGATGAAAGAATCACTCTAAGGCTTGCATTGCAG GATATTTCACAGCCAAAATCTGAGGCTAATCCACCTGATGGGGTTTTAGCAGTTCCTTTATTGAGGCATCAG AAAATTGCCTTGTCTTGGATGGTACAAAAGGAGACAAGTAGCCCTCATTGCTCTGGTGGAATTCTTGCAGATGATCAG GGCCTGGGTAAAACTGTATCAGCCATATCACTGATTCTAACAGAACGACCACCAGTGCCACAGTCATCTAATATTAAGAAAGAGCCATGTGAAGCTGTAACTCTAGACGACGATGATGAGGATGATTGTGCTGAACCTCATTCAAAAAAGCAGATGCAGACTTGTAACCCTGAAGTGACAAGTAACACAGTGAAGCGAGAAAATCCTATTGTAGCTGTTAAGACAAGGCCAGCTGCTGGTACTTTGGTTGTTTGCCCAACAAGTGTTCTGCGACAGTGGGCTGGAGAACTGAAGAACAAGGTTACAAGCAGAGCTAATCTGTCCTTCTTAATATACCATGGTAGCAACCGCACGAAGGATCCTGAAGAGCTCACCAAATATGATGTCGTGCTAACTACTTATTCTATAGTAAGCATGGAAGTACCAAAACAATCGAATCCtgacagtgatgatgaagaGAAGGGGAAGCCTGACAGATACGGTGCTCCTGTGTCCTCTTCAGGCAGCAAAAAGAGGAAGCCATCTTctaagaaaacaaaaaataaaagtgCTGCAGAGAGCAGCTTGCCTGAAAAACCTCTTGCAAAAGTTGCTTGGTTTAGGGTtattcttgatgaagcacaaAGTATTAAAAATTACCGAACTCAGGTTGCCAGGGCTTGCTGGGGTTTGCGAGCCAAAAGAAGATGGTGTTTGTCTGGGACGCCTATACAGAATGCCGTGGAGGATCTCTATAGCTATTTTAGATTTCTGAGATACGACCCCTATGCTGTGTACAAGCAATTTTGCACTATGATAAAGATTCCTATCAGTAGGAATCCAACTAACGGTTACAAGAAGCTTCAGGTTGTTTTGAAGACGGTAATGCTACGGCGGACTAAAG CAACCATGCTTGATGGGAAACCAATCATATCCTTACCGCCAAAGACTGTTTCACTTAAGACAGTGGACTTCACTAGTGAAGAGCGTAATTTTTATAACACTTTAGAAGTTGAATCACGAGAACAGTTCAAG GAATATGCAGCTGCCGGTACTGTGAAGCAAAATTACGTCAACATATTATTGATGCTTTTACGGCTCAGACAGGCATGTGATCACCCTCACCTAGTTAGAGGTTACGAGTCTACTTCTAACTGGAAGTCTTCGTTGGAGATGGCCAAGAAACTTCCCATGGAAAGGCAGCAAGAATTACTTATTTGCTTGCAATCTTGTTCTGCAATATGTGCTCTCTGCAAT GATGCACCAGAAGATGCTGTTGTCACTATATGTGGTCATGTTTTTTGCAACCAGTGCATACTGGAGCAACTCACTGGTGATGACAGTCTATGCCCAGTGTCGAATTGCAGAGTACGACTAAATACAACTTCACTGTTCTCCAGAGGCACCCTTGAATGCTCTCTGAGTAGATTAACGTGTGATTTCAAGTCTAACAATACCTGTATGGAAATGATACATGCTGAAAAGCATCCTGGAATTGATTCATCCTATGCATCTTCAAAAGTGAGAGCTGCACTAGATATACTTCTTTCATTGCCCAAAATATGTCCCACCCAAATGATTGATAGCAAAAATTTGATTGGGCTATCCTCTGAAACGTCTGATGGAATGGGTTCTTCAGAACAAAAACAGACTGACACCAAGTTGACGGAGAAGGCAATTGTTTTCTCTCAGTGGACTAGAATGCTAGACTTGCTTGAAGTTCATTTGAAAGCTTCTCATGTCACATATCGAAGACTTGATGGAACAATGTCTGTTGCTGCACGGGATAAAGCTGTGAAAGACTTCAATACAGTTCCAGAG GTCACTGTGATGATCATGTCACTCAAAGCTGCAAGTCTTGGTTTGAACATGGTTGCTGCCTGCCACGTGCTTATGCTAGATCTTTGGTGGAACCCAACCACAGAAGACCAAGCCGTGGATAGAGCACACCGTATTGGCCAGACGCGGCCTGTCACGGTATCACGGTTAACTATAAAAGATACTGTTGAAGATCGTATTCTGGCTCTCCAG GAGAAAAAGCGGGAGATGGTTGCTTCTGCGTTTGGGGAAGACAGATCTGGTTCCCGCCAAACTCGGCTGACCGTGGATGACCTGAATTATCTGTTTATGGTTTAG
- the LOC120676119 gene encoding helicase-like transcription factor CHR28 isoform X1, whose amino-acid sequence MAEEPAVCVDGFEAAGGAGAGAVGAEDNLSIPLGDFMAFLNTEPAPPEEGGEEDEEELQQPAVNQGCLEMPADTNGSEVLFQSQEAEMLENVEFWSNYSQPNEGQQTNDHTGAASYGFSINGEEWKDLQNQSGSYNLENQHFPRDASNHAIFEETSGPYEDLSNGSYLGQQTMYSDQTELQVENNTEDMEKQMNTYFSGGISTEQSSLSEIQWESGLDGVHFTPRVMFSLTHNTDIPDESFRNANSSCLTMQEEHLQGECGEYPHPDYISVDMVDERSVHDLPHAFSQNNEQYEMEQFPQDICESGSMQMGSPDQYCDDTSLSDIYMDVSSPESISCEQNQSEDVCFKSESSTDSSPVPSIRNSTTEDADKYLGHTSKQLLPFNNQHPFKDMGYQKPTVLHKQYDDYRRGNYSIQGNLSRGSFSKDGSGASDLSIIEGNRNLAPDHRLPIQGRFHHNIQQPMYGNPIIPTFGGMRYKPHDERITLRLALQDISQPKSEANPPDGVLAVPLLRHQKIALSWMVQKETSSPHCSGGILADDQGLGKTVSAISLILTERPPVPQSSNIKKEPCEAVTLDDDDEDDCAEPHSKKQMQTCNPEVTSNTVKRENPIVAVKTRPAAGTLVVCPTSVLRQWAGELKNKVTSRANLSFLIYHGSNRTKDPEELTKYDVVLTTYSIVSMEVPKQSNPDSDDEEKGKPDRYGAPVSSSGSKKRKPSSKKTKNKSAAESSLPEKPLAKVAWFRVILDEAQSIKNYRTQVARACWGLRAKRRWCLSGTPIQNAVEDLYSYFRFLRYDPYAVYKQFCTMIKIPISRNPTNGYKKLQVVLKTVMLRRTKATMLDGKPIISLPPKTVSLKTVDFTSEERNFYNTLEVESREQFKEYAAAGTVKQNYVNILLMLLRLRQACDHPHLVRGYESTSNWKSSLEMAKKLPMERQQELLICLQSCSAICALCNDAPEDAVVTICGHVFCNQCILEQLTGDDSLCPVSNCRVRLNTTSLFSRGTLECSLSRLTCDFKSNNTCMEMIHAEKHPGIDSSYASSKVRAALDILLSLPKICPTQMIDSKNLIGLSSETSDGMGSSEQKQTDTKLTEKAIVFSQWTRMLDLLEVHLKASHVTYRRLDGTMSVAARDKAVKDFNTVPEVTVMIMSLKAASLGLNMVAACHVLMLDLWWNPTTEDQAVDRAHRIGQTRPVTVSRLTIKDTVEDRILALQEKKREMVASAFGEDRSGSRQTRLTVDDLNYLFMV is encoded by the exons ATGGCGGAGGAACCGGCGGTCTGTGTCGATGGCTtcgaggccgccggcggcgctggcgctggcgccgTCGGCGCGGAGGACAACCTGTCCATACCCCTCGGCGACTTCATGGCCTTCCTCAACACTGAGCCGGCGCCTCCCGAGGagggcggggaggaggacgaggaggagctgcAGCAGCCTGCG GTCAATCAAGGTTGTTTGGAGATGCCTGCCGACACCAATGGTTCTGAAGTTTTATTCCAAAGCCAAGAAG CAGAAATGCTTGAGAATGTAGAGTTTTGGTCAAACTACTCGCAACCCAATGAAGGACAACAAACAAATGATCACACAGGGGCTGCCTCTTATGGATTCTCTATCAATGGTGAGGAATGGAAAG ATCTACAAAACCAATCAGGATCGTACAACTTGGAAAATCAACATTTTCCAAGGGATGCATCAAATCATGCTATTTTTGAAGAAACAAGTGGTCCTTATGAAGATCTCTCAAATGGTTCATACCTTGGACAGCAAACAATGTACTCTGACCAAACAGAACTCCAAGTAGAGAACAACACAGAAGACATGGAGAAGCAAATGAATACTT ATTTTTCAGGTGGTATATCCACAGAGCAGTCATCTTTGAGTGAAATTCAATGGGAGAGTGGTCTGGATGGTGTTCATTTCACTCCGAGGGTTATGTTTTCTCTTACCCACAACACAGATATTCCTGATGAAAGCTTTCGCAATGCCAACAGCAGTTGCCTTACAATGCAGGAAGAACATCTGCAGGGGGAATGTGGAGAGTATCCTCATCCAGATTATATTTCTGTAGATATGGTTGATGAAAGATCTGTGCATGATTTGCCACATGCTTTTTCACAAAACAATGAGCAATATGAGATGGAGCAGTTCCCACAGGATATATGCGAAAGTGGTTCTATGCAGATGGGCTCTCCGGATCAATATTGTGATGATACATCTTTGTCAGATATTTACATGGATGTATCCTCGCCAGAGTCGATATCCTGTGAACAGAACCAGTCTGAAGATGTTTGTTTCAAGAGTGAATCTAGCACTGACTCTTCTCCAGTACCCTCTATCAGAAACTCCACCACAGAGGATGCTGATAAATACTTAGGTCACACATCAAAACAGTTGCTCCCTTTCAACAACCAACATCCTTTTAAGGACATGGGATATCAAAAACCTACTGTATTGCATAAACAATATGATGATTATAGAAGGGGCAACTATTCTATTCAGGGCAATTTATCAAGAGGTTCCTTCAGTAAAGATGGCAGTGGGGCTTCTGATTTGTCTATTATTGAGGGCAATAGGAATCTTGCTCCTGATCATCGATTGCCAATCCAGGGGAGGTTCCATCATAATATTCAGCAACCTATGTATGGTAATCCCATTATTCCTACATTTGGTGGGATGAGATACAAGCCACATGATGAAAGAATCACTCTAAGGCTTGCATTGCAG GATATTTCACAGCCAAAATCTGAGGCTAATCCACCTGATGGGGTTTTAGCAGTTCCTTTATTGAGGCATCAG AAAATTGCCTTGTCTTGGATGGTACAAAAGGAGACAAGTAGCCCTCATTGCTCTGGTGGAATTCTTGCAGATGATCAG GGCCTGGGTAAAACTGTATCAGCCATATCACTGATTCTAACAGAACGACCACCAGTGCCACAGTCATCTAATATTAAGAAAGAGCCATGTGAAGCTGTAACTCTAGACGACGATGATGAGGATGATTGTGCTGAACCTCATTCAAAAAAGCAGATGCAGACTTGTAACCCTGAAGTGACAAGTAACACAGTGAAGCGAGAAAATCCTATTGTAGCTGTTAAGACAAGGCCAGCTGCTGGTACTTTGGTTGTTTGCCCAACAAGTGTTCTGCGACAGTGGGCTGGAGAACTGAAGAACAAGGTTACAAGCAGAGCTAATCTGTCCTTCTTAATATACCATGGTAGCAACCGCACGAAGGATCCTGAAGAGCTCACCAAATATGATGTCGTGCTAACTACTTATTCTATAGTAAGCATGGAAGTACCAAAACAATCGAATCCtgacagtgatgatgaagaGAAGGGGAAGCCTGACAGATACGGTGCTCCTGTGTCCTCTTCAGGCAGCAAAAAGAGGAAGCCATCTTctaagaaaacaaaaaataaaagtgCTGCAGAGAGCAGCTTGCCTGAAAAACCTCTTGCAAAAGTTGCTTGGTTTAGGGTtattcttgatgaagcacaaAGTATTAAAAATTACCGAACTCAGGTTGCCAGGGCTTGCTGGGGTTTGCGAGCCAAAAGAAGATGGTGTTTGTCTGGGACGCCTATACAGAATGCCGTGGAGGATCTCTATAGCTATTTTAGATTTCTGAGATACGACCCCTATGCTGTGTACAAGCAATTTTGCACTATGATAAAGATTCCTATCAGTAGGAATCCAACTAACGGTTACAAGAAGCTTCAGGTTGTTTTGAAGACGGTAATGCTACGGCGGACTAAAG CAACCATGCTTGATGGGAAACCAATCATATCCTTACCGCCAAAGACTGTTTCACTTAAGACAGTGGACTTCACTAGTGAAGAGCGTAATTTTTATAACACTTTAGAAGTTGAATCACGAGAACAGTTCAAG GAATATGCAGCTGCCGGTACTGTGAAGCAAAATTACGTCAACATATTATTGATGCTTTTACGGCTCAGACAGGCATGTGATCACCCTCACCTAGTTAGAGGTTACGAGTCTACTTCTAACTGGAAGTCTTCGTTGGAGATGGCCAAGAAACTTCCCATGGAAAGGCAGCAAGAATTACTTATTTGCTTGCAATCTTGTTCTGCAATATGTGCTCTCTGCAAT GATGCACCAGAAGATGCTGTTGTCACTATATGTGGTCATGTTTTTTGCAACCAGTGCATACTGGAGCAACTCACTGGTGATGACAGTCTATGCCCAGTGTCGAATTGCAGAGTACGACTAAATACAACTTCACTGTTCTCCAGAGGCACCCTTGAATGCTCTCTGAGTAGATTAACGTGTGATTTCAAGTCTAACAATACCTGTATGGAAATGATACATGCTGAAAAGCATCCTGGAATTGATTCATCCTATGCATCTTCAAAAGTGAGAGCTGCACTAGATATACTTCTTTCATTGCCCAAAATATGTCCCACCCAAATGATTGATAGCAAAAATTTGATTGGGCTATCCTCTGAAACGTCTGATGGAATGGGTTCTTCAGAACAAAAACAGACTGACACCAAGTTGACGGAGAAGGCAATTGTTTTCTCTCAGTGGACTAGAATGCTAGACTTGCTTGAAGTTCATTTGAAAGCTTCTCATGTCACATATCGAAGACTTGATGGAACAATGTCTGTTGCTGCACGGGATAAAGCTGTGAAAGACTTCAATACAGTTCCAGAG GTCACTGTGATGATCATGTCACTCAAAGCTGCAAGTCTTGGTTTGAACATGGTTGCTGCCTGCCACGTGCTTATGCTAGATCTTTGGTGGAACCCAACCACAGAAGACCAAGCCGTGGATAGAGCACACCGTATTGGCCAGACGCGGCCTGTCACGGTATCACGGTTAACTATAAAAGATACTGTTGAAGATCGTATTCTGGCTCTCCAG GAGAAAAAGCGGGAGATGGTTGCTTCTGCGTTTGGGGAAGACAGATCTGGTTCCCGCCAAACTCGGCTGACCGTGGATGACCTGAATTATCTGTTTATGGTTTAG